The Cervus canadensis isolate Bull #8, Minnesota chromosome 29, ASM1932006v1, whole genome shotgun sequence genome includes a window with the following:
- the LOC122430744 gene encoding steroid transmembrane transporter SLC22A24-like yields MAFEEFLDEVGGLGKFQILQIVLILPSLMIIVCQILLENFTVAVPHHRCWVHILDNATVSDNDTGLLSHDVLLRISIPLDSNLKPEKCHRFLHPQWQLLHLNGTFPNMTDLDTEPCVDGWVYDHSLFSSTIVTEWDFVCDHQSQKPVAQFIFMAGMLVGGFIYGHLSDRFGRKLILRCCLLQLAISGTCAAFAPTFLIYCSLRFWSGCSAVAIVTNNSMLIIEWTRSQSKAVILTLIACTFSMGQMMLGGLAFVFREWRTLQLVVSVPFFVFFLSSRWLVESARWLIITNKPDEGLKELKKVAHRNGMKNAEATLNMEGLRVIMQEELETAQMKTTVFDLFRTPNLRKRICLLFFVSHSMITATVQFSTIYFKYTEMQTVRVTLASVEIGCVAASNTSISVHFAELLPTLVRAKASGVDTMASRCGATLAPLLMTLAVYLPALPWIIYGVCPIIAGLLVLLQPETRHLPLPDTIQDVEDKKQFSRKVNEKDFFMKVTKF; encoded by the exons ATGGCCTTTGAGGAGTTCCTGGATGAAGTCGGTGGCCTGGGAAAATTCCAGATCCTTCAGATTGTTTTAATTCTTCCTTCCCTCATGATAATAGTTTGTCAAATACTTTTGGAGAACTTCACTGTGGCCGTTCCTCATCATCGTTGCTGGGTCCACATTCTTGATAATGCCACTGTCTCTGATAATGACACTGGACTCCTCAGTCATGATGTTCTCCTGAGAATCTCCATCCCACTGGATTCAAACTTGAAGCCAGAGAAATGTCATCGTTTCCTCCACCCCCAATGGCAACTCCTTCACCTGAATGGGACCTTCCCCAACATGACTGACCTGGACACGGAGCCCTGTGTGGACGGCTGGGTGTATGACCACAGCTTGTTCTCCTCAACCATCGTGACTGAG TGGGACTTCGTATGTGATCATCAGTCACAGAAACCAGTGGCTCAATTCATATTCATGGCTGGAATGCTGGTGGGAGGCTTCATATATGGCCATCTCTCAGACAG GTTTGGGCGGAAGTTGATTCTCAGGTGCTGTTTGCTACAGCTCGCCATCTCTGGGACCTGTGCAGCCTTTGCCCCCACCTTCCTCATTTACTGCTCCCTACGCTTCTGGTCAGGCTGTTCTGCTGTGGCCATCGTGACAAACAACAGTATGCTGA TTATAGAGTGGACAAGATCCCAGTCAAAAGCTGTGATATTAACACTGATAGCCTGTACCTTTAGTATGGGACAGATGATGCTGGGAGGACTGGCTTTTGTCTTTCGAGAGTGGCGCACCCTGCAGCTGGTGGTGTCTGtacctttctttgtcttctttctctcctcaag GTGGCTGGTGGAATCTGCTCGGTGGCTGATTATCACCAATAAACCAGATGAGGGCTTAAAGGAACTTAAGAAAGTTGCACACAGAAATGGAATGAAGAATGCTGAAGCAACCCTGAACATGGAG gGTTTGAGAGTGATCATGCAGGAGGAGCTGGAGACAGCACAGATGAAAACTACTGTGTTTGACTTGTTCCGCACACCCAACCTGCGAAAAAGGATCTGTCTTCTGTTCTTTGTGAG cCACTCCATGATCACTGCCACTGTACAATTTTCtacaatatatttcaaatatacag AAATGCAGACTGTGCGTGTGACTTTGGCAAGTGTGGAAATCGGCTGTGTTGCTGCCTCTAACACCAGTATATCTGTCCACTTTGCTGAACTCCTACCCACTCTTGTCAG AGCAAAAGCTTCAGGTGTAGATACGATGGCTAGTAGGTGTGGGGCAACACTGGCTCCCCTGCTGATGACCTTAGCGGTGTACCTACCCGCCCTGCCCTGGATCATCTATGGAGTGTGTCCCATCATTGCTGGTCTCCTCGTCCTCCTCCAGCCTGAAACCAGACATCTGCCTCTGCCTGACACGATCCAGGATGTGGAAGATAA GAAACAATTCTCaagaaaagtaaatgagaaaGATTTCTTCATGAAAGTGACAAAATTTTAA